A genome region from Aliivibrio salmonicida LFI1238 includes the following:
- a CDS encoding 5-oxoprolinase subunit PxpA, which translates to MKINCDMGESFGLWALGEDAAVMPALDMANIACGMHASDPSVMMKTVALAKDNGVMVGAHPGYNDLQGFGRRDIAMNATDLAALFIYQLGALQGICQSQNTRLSYVKPHGALYNAMMKDDAILETLLGALQRYDVTLPFVVMAVPDHARYQTLADKFGITLWFEAFVDRAYDEEGRLVPRSVPNSSHYTDEAIQHQADQLIDQGCVTTLSGKTIAIHADTLCIHGEGPFAVSTATYLRKKLQKKAE; encoded by the coding sequence ATGAAGATTAATTGTGATATGGGTGAAAGTTTTGGATTATGGGCGTTAGGTGAAGATGCCGCCGTTATGCCAGCGTTAGATATGGCGAATATTGCGTGTGGTATGCATGCTTCGGATCCAAGCGTAATGATGAAAACCGTTGCGCTAGCAAAAGACAATGGCGTGATGGTTGGTGCTCATCCCGGCTACAACGATCTACAAGGCTTTGGCCGACGTGATATTGCAATGAACGCTACAGATTTAGCTGCGTTATTTATCTATCAATTGGGTGCATTGCAGGGGATATGTCAAAGTCAAAATACAAGATTAAGTTACGTGAAACCTCATGGTGCGTTATACAACGCGATGATGAAAGACGATGCGATTCTTGAAACCTTATTGGGTGCATTACAGCGTTACGATGTCACTTTACCTTTCGTGGTAATGGCGGTGCCTGACCACGCTCGCTATCAAACGTTGGCCGATAAATTTGGCATTACATTATGGTTTGAGGCGTTTGTTGACCGAGCTTATGACGAAGAAGGTCGACTCGTGCCACGCAGTGTACCTAATTCAAGTCACTATACCGATGAAGCGATTCAACACCAAGCCGATCAATTGATTGATCAAGGTTGTGTCACCACTCTTTCCGGAAAAACAATCGCGATTCACGCAGATACCTTATGTATTCATGGTGAGGGCCCTTTTGCGGTATCGACAGCGACGTATTTACGTAAAAAGTTGCAGAAAAAGGCGGAGTAA
- a CDS encoding putative hydro-lyase, which produces MDKDLSLDNLRKKIRSNEFTKATSGYAPGYLQANLVILPALWATDFLLFCQKNPVACPLIDVTQPGERYLPSIGADIDLSRDVPEYHVFYEGNFEASVPDLTELWQDDLVTFVLGCSFSFEEALIQSGLSIRNIDDGKNVSMYDTNIACQPAGKFDGNFVVSMRPFTPKDAIRAIQITTRFPKSHGAPVHFGDPSVIGISDIAKPNYGEAVHINSDEIPVFWACGVTPQNVIRQSRPPFCITHAPGKMLITDRLSSEFAVL; this is translated from the coding sequence ATGGATAAGGATTTATCACTCGATAATTTACGTAAAAAAATCAGAAGTAATGAGTTCACAAAAGCGACTTCAGGCTATGCTCCGGGTTATTTACAAGCCAATCTCGTTATTTTACCGGCTCTTTGGGCGACTGATTTCTTACTTTTTTGTCAGAAAAATCCTGTGGCATGCCCATTGATCGACGTCACTCAACCAGGAGAGAGATACCTTCCTTCCATTGGTGCTGATATTGATTTGTCGAGGGACGTTCCCGAATATCATGTGTTCTATGAGGGTAATTTTGAAGCCTCAGTGCCCGATCTTACCGAACTGTGGCAAGACGATTTAGTGACGTTTGTTCTTGGTTGTTCTTTCTCGTTTGAAGAAGCCCTAATCCAATCAGGTTTGTCTATTCGAAATATTGATGATGGAAAAAATGTCTCCATGTATGACACAAACATAGCTTGCCAACCCGCAGGGAAGTTTGACGGAAACTTTGTGGTTTCTATGCGCCCATTTACACCAAAGGATGCAATTCGTGCGATTCAAATAACGACTCGATTCCCTAAATCCCATGGCGCACCAGTGCATTTTGGTGATCCTAGCGTGATTGGCATTTCAGACATCGCTAAACCAAATTATGGAGAGGCGGTTCATATCAATTCAGATGAAATTCCTGTGTTTTGGGCATGTGGTGTCACACCGCAAAATGTGATCCGCCAAAGTCGTCCTCCTTTCTGTATTACCCATGCTCCAGGAAAAATGTTGATCACCGACCGCTTAAGTTCTGAGTTTGCCGTGCTCTAG
- a CDS encoding GNAT family N-acetyltransferase codes for MAVLHLLTIDDTSALLAFELANKEWFESFIEARDDDFFDDEGIKAHIVCCLSEYEKGKTYPMLLKDDLGVICGRANLYNINKEKESASIGYRIGEDFVSKGLATCATKILIDIAKDTLGLSSLTASASTDNFASQQVLKKNGFKQVGFKPEFTIVDGEIIDCYEYRCVIKQLSVAI; via the coding sequence ATGGCGGTATTACATCTACTTACGATAGACGATACATCAGCATTGCTGGCGTTTGAATTGGCGAATAAAGAATGGTTTGAATCTTTTATTGAAGCGAGAGATGACGATTTTTTTGATGACGAAGGCATAAAAGCACACATTGTTTGTTGTCTTTCTGAATACGAGAAAGGGAAAACATACCCAATGCTACTTAAAGATGATCTTGGTGTTATTTGTGGTCGAGCCAATCTTTACAATATTAATAAAGAAAAGGAATCGGCGTCTATTGGGTATCGAATTGGTGAAGATTTTGTTTCAAAAGGACTTGCAACCTGCGCGACCAAAATATTGATTGATATTGCTAAAGACACATTGGGGTTATCATCACTGACAGCGAGCGCATCGACTGACAATTTTGCATCGCAACAGGTATTAAAGAAAAATGGCTTTAAACAAGTTGGATTTAAGCCTGAATTTACCATTGTGGATGGTGAGATTATAGATTGTTATGAATATCGCTGTGTAATTAAGCAGTTGTCTGTAGCGATATAA
- a CDS encoding alkaline phosphatase family protein, whose product MKNRSFSSIFILSVLSLSMLSANSSANVSAIPVIGGVVNSAEILKNQINASVIYTTKTVRDAAIFTIAGITLDAYILSLPLESDVKKSIIAKLSNPSYAIPLGHFLYTFVDKYGDMDNEDAFKAYLKTQYDEETLTGFSHSLFTLNEEDKEKEPELADSHHQGLTIDRKFIANMVIVYDELVQIGEWKDLDVLPERYTYLSDTPEDKKIIDKIQPIIIASMTKAVTGMNEGEMRATLEQIIEDGQPEHKGSVNNKAEALTITLIDFVRLNVLKSYRQFIYQEQRQEVLNEWLQARFKDNPDTLIAYLDSRQQRRLAVQVTVDGLQQGLLEGLVSPLKKPFIKQIYQDHLNHESYKPQNEITTQPEHEQQLSFLKRLTEKEYKDPSYLPFFTELYKNYDNSIVDVGISSTPTISVRNLPIIKTGAKVSGKGGTGIPNFHFVDRKEDRAYYFFGNDALQLDRLMEANKVQTMFDRLDYLVTLNCNAQYDWNAHTTYDGLVNLGAGESLRDFGEKRCLRELTQRAEIEKTVSTMRADLIEDIRVYDGIFALDIYSKLTQKWKIQQNLESLSKLEQKGMPDYTLIYNPWPDHFAHFTGPFSDEILMPTGELNRLDYWLTQFTNTYKDAGVYDRTLWGMAGDHGLAPVYYSLNPEKQVFEPLEKELGYPLVIKKISSDEGEGPKITNALNYESNKEVDVVVASTAGGNFMMDFFNSAQGWKVQPTYAELTTWTPVNALKGKSINVINEVASRLEESLDYLVVREKNCTLDECTVRIIGFKDDVRVDELITKKGDRLLYQPVIGSSQLLELDVLNPYKSQPNKAELASYQELYQRCMVSAKADKPTAWCTKAQWRALTAFSARPDSVNQLATLYEEDRAGTINLFPKFGVGFNTKVPGRHAGEHYLEKDAFLGFWGTPVGPNVTALTSEANGSLAPTLYEYLTQETVIENNNGWGYPSLLDDLDIQPSK is encoded by the coding sequence GTGAAAAACAGATCGTTTTCGTCAATATTTATTCTCAGTGTGCTATCTCTTTCAATGTTGAGTGCCAACAGTTCGGCCAATGTCAGTGCTATTCCTGTGATTGGTGGCGTAGTTAACTCAGCAGAAATACTAAAAAATCAGATAAACGCTTCGGTCATTTATACAACGAAAACGGTGCGTGATGCCGCTATTTTTACCATTGCTGGCATCACATTAGACGCTTACATTTTATCGCTACCATTGGAGAGTGATGTTAAGAAAAGCATCATTGCAAAGCTTTCAAATCCCTCATACGCGATCCCTTTAGGGCATTTTCTTTATACCTTTGTGGATAAATACGGAGATATGGATAATGAAGATGCTTTTAAAGCCTATTTGAAAACACAATATGATGAAGAAACACTCACCGGATTTAGTCATTCTTTATTTACTTTAAATGAGGAAGACAAAGAAAAGGAACCAGAGTTGGCGGATAGCCATCATCAAGGATTAACTATTGATCGTAAATTCATTGCGAACATGGTGATTGTTTATGATGAATTGGTACAGATTGGTGAGTGGAAGGATCTTGACGTACTGCCTGAGCGTTATACGTACCTGTCTGATACCCCTGAAGATAAAAAGATCATCGATAAAATTCAACCCATCATTATTGCGAGTATGACAAAAGCCGTCACGGGTATGAACGAAGGGGAGATGCGTGCTACGTTAGAGCAAATTATAGAAGATGGTCAGCCAGAGCATAAAGGCTCTGTAAATAATAAAGCGGAAGCATTAACGATTACTCTGATTGATTTTGTTCGTCTTAATGTATTGAAATCGTACCGCCAGTTTATCTATCAAGAACAACGACAAGAAGTATTGAATGAGTGGTTACAAGCGCGTTTTAAAGATAATCCAGATACGCTCATCGCTTATTTAGACTCTCGTCAGCAGCGTCGACTAGCAGTGCAAGTTACGGTTGATGGATTGCAACAAGGGCTACTTGAAGGTCTTGTTTCTCCGCTGAAAAAGCCATTCATCAAACAGATCTATCAAGATCACCTTAACCATGAAAGCTACAAACCTCAGAATGAAATCACCACGCAGCCAGAACATGAGCAACAACTGTCATTCTTAAAAAGATTGACCGAGAAAGAGTATAAAGACCCATCGTACTTGCCATTTTTTACTGAGCTGTATAAAAACTACGATAACAGCATTGTCGATGTGGGCATTTCATCAACACCGACTATCAGTGTTCGCAATTTACCGATAATAAAAACCGGCGCAAAAGTGTCAGGTAAAGGCGGGACTGGGATACCAAATTTTCACTTTGTCGATAGAAAAGAAGATCGTGCCTATTATTTCTTTGGCAACGATGCGTTGCAACTTGACCGCTTGATGGAAGCGAACAAGGTTCAAACTATGTTTGATCGCTTGGATTATTTGGTGACTTTAAACTGTAATGCGCAATATGATTGGAATGCACATACCACCTATGATGGCTTGGTGAATTTAGGGGCAGGTGAGAGCTTACGAGATTTTGGTGAAAAGCGTTGTCTGCGAGAGTTGACACAACGTGCAGAAATAGAGAAAACAGTGTCGACCATGAGAGCCGATCTTATTGAAGACATTCGTGTTTATGACGGTATCTTTGCCTTGGATATTTACAGCAAGTTAACTCAAAAATGGAAGATCCAACAAAACCTAGAATCCCTCTCGAAACTTGAACAAAAAGGGATGCCAGATTACACACTAATTTATAATCCATGGCCGGATCACTTTGCTCATTTCACTGGCCCGTTTAGTGATGAAATATTGATGCCGACCGGGGAGTTAAACCGATTAGATTATTGGTTAACGCAATTTACCAACACATATAAAGACGCTGGCGTATACGATAGAACCTTATGGGGAATGGCAGGAGATCACGGTTTAGCGCCTGTTTACTATTCATTGAATCCGGAAAAACAGGTATTTGAACCTCTTGAAAAAGAACTTGGCTATCCATTAGTGATAAAGAAAATCTCATCCGACGAAGGTGAAGGGCCTAAAATTACCAACGCGTTGAATTATGAAAGCAATAAAGAAGTCGATGTGGTGGTCGCTTCTACTGCGGGTGGTAATTTTATGATGGATTTCTTTAATTCTGCCCAAGGTTGGAAAGTGCAACCAACGTACGCTGAGCTAACAACGTGGACGCCTGTTAATGCGCTAAAAGGTAAGTCTATCAACGTGATTAATGAGGTTGCTTCACGTTTAGAAGAATCGTTAGATTATCTCGTTGTTAGAGAAAAAAACTGCACGTTAGATGAATGTACAGTTCGAATTATCGGTTTTAAAGACGATGTTAGAGTTGATGAATTAATCACTAAAAAAGGGGACCGATTACTGTATCAGCCTGTTATTGGATCATCCCAGTTACTTGAACTCGATGTTCTGAATCCTTATAAATCGCAGCCAAATAAAGCTGAATTAGCATCATATCAAGAGTTATATCAACGATGTATGGTGTCTGCAAAGGCTGATAAGCCCACTGCGTGGTGCACTAAAGCGCAATGGCGAGCGCTGACTGCTTTTTCTGCAAGACCCGATTCAGTCAATCAATTGGCTACATTGTATGAAGAAGACAGAGCAGGGACGATAAACTTGTTTCCTAAATTTGGTGTTGGTTTTAATACCAAAGTACCGGGCAGACATGCTGGCGAACACTATTTAGAAAAAGATGCTTTTTTAGGATTCTGGGGAACCCCTGTAGGCCCTAATGTTACGGCATTAACGAGTGAGGCGAATGGGTCATTGGCGCCAACATTGTATGAATATCTTACTCAAGAAACCGTTATCGAGAATAACAACGGCTGGGGTTATCCTTCTTTACTCGATGATCTGGATATACAACCGAGCAAATAG
- the pxpB gene encoding 5-oxoprolinase subunit PxpB, which translates to MKISAVNESTVLVVFSDTVSPETADIIAQSVAMINQESDLFVIDMVPSYTSILITYDLTRIELRSFMSRLHHCLHQDNNSGQLPLSSVVIELPVYYGPEVSLDAEDISRHTGLSFDEVVSIHSSQEYRVYAIGFAPGFAYLGNTDSRIHIPRKSTPRLSVPAGSLAIAEQQTAIYPKSSPGGWQVIGRTPINLIDFNRDNLTVFEMGAKVTFRPISREEYLTMGGELPEALLVKEGSKV; encoded by the coding sequence ATGAAAATATCAGCCGTTAATGAGTCCACTGTTTTAGTTGTATTTTCCGATACGGTTAGTCCTGAAACTGCCGATATTATTGCTCAATCCGTTGCTATGATTAATCAAGAATCGGATTTGTTCGTGATTGATATGGTGCCATCGTACACATCGATTTTAATTACTTATGATTTAACGCGCATAGAGTTACGCTCATTTATGTCTCGTTTACATCACTGTCTTCACCAAGATAACAACAGTGGGCAATTACCGTTGTCTTCTGTTGTGATTGAATTACCTGTGTATTATGGACCAGAAGTGTCCCTTGATGCCGAAGACATCAGTCGTCATACCGGTTTATCGTTTGATGAGGTCGTGTCTATTCATTCCTCTCAAGAGTACCGCGTGTATGCAATTGGTTTTGCTCCGGGCTTTGCTTATTTAGGCAATACTGACTCTCGCATTCATATTCCTCGTAAAAGTACGCCACGGTTGAGTGTACCAGCAGGCAGCTTGGCCATCGCTGAACAACAAACGGCGATTTACCCAAAATCTTCACCGGGAGGATGGCAGGTGATTGGGAGAACTCCTATTAATTTGATTGATTTTAATCGAGACAATCTTACGGTATTTGAGATGGGGGCAAAAGTGACTTTCAGACCAATTTCACGGGAAGAATATTTAACGATGGGAGGGGAGCTTCCAGAGGCATTGTTAGTGAAAGAGGGAAGCAAAGTATGA
- a CDS encoding 5-oxoprolinase subunit C family protein: MTLRIHSTGPLALLQDKGRYGHQSVGVTPGGPMDEHAFDWANKLVDNDSNATQIEITLGQFSCTFYAATTIALTGADMGAKLNGDAISPWQSYAINSGDKLEMSIAKSGLRAYLAVSGGFKVETILGSSATVSRDGLGGDDGKGSALIPNRLIRYSVDVSQLSASFSEPRLRKQVPSRFIPTYDRHINIGVIPSYQYNDFSIADRQRFFSSIYTVSTNIDRMGYRLSGEPIHCKRNNLISEGIALGSIQIPSDGQPIVLMRDRQTIGGYPKIGCVVHADINRLAQCLPGSTVQFYEKELYSAEAELMIQRQFFTSYCS, translated from the coding sequence ATGACACTACGAATTCACAGCACAGGGCCATTGGCGCTACTTCAAGACAAGGGTCGATATGGTCACCAATCGGTAGGGGTGACTCCCGGCGGACCAATGGATGAGCATGCGTTTGATTGGGCTAATAAATTAGTAGATAACGATTCAAATGCGACTCAAATTGAAATCACGTTAGGTCAATTTAGCTGTACGTTTTATGCAGCCACCACAATCGCACTGACCGGTGCGGATATGGGAGCGAAACTCAATGGTGATGCGATCAGTCCTTGGCAAAGTTACGCGATAAATTCAGGTGATAAACTTGAAATGAGCATCGCAAAGTCGGGGCTACGTGCTTATTTAGCGGTAAGTGGTGGGTTTAAAGTTGAAACGATTTTAGGCAGTTCCGCCACGGTAAGTCGTGATGGATTAGGTGGCGATGATGGTAAAGGCAGTGCATTAATCCCAAATCGTTTAATTCGTTATTCGGTTGATGTTTCGCAATTATCTGCGTCTTTTTCTGAGCCGAGATTGCGTAAGCAAGTGCCGAGTCGATTTATTCCGACGTACGATCGCCATATTAATATCGGAGTGATCCCGAGCTATCAATATAACGATTTTTCGATTGCCGATCGTCAGCGATTTTTTTCGTCAATTTATACCGTTTCGACCAACATTGATCGCATGGGGTATCGCTTATCTGGTGAACCTATTCATTGTAAGCGTAATAATTTAATTTCTGAAGGCATAGCACTTGGATCAATTCAAATCCCGAGTGATGGCCAACCTATTGTGCTAATGCGTGATCGTCAAACCATCGGGGGATACCCAAAAATAGGGTGCGTAGTGCATGCGGATATTAATCGTTTAGCGCAATGCTTACCGGGTTCAACCGTTCAGTTTTATGAGAAAGAACTCTACAGCGCAGAAGCTGAATTGATGATACAACGTCAATTCTTTACGTCTTATTGCTCTTAA
- a CDS encoding LysR family transcriptional regulator, whose product MLNLKQLETFVWIAHLGSFRKAAKHLCTTQPAISTRIANLEETLGVPLFFRDTGSISLTAKGRELLPFAEKLLTNADQFQALANNSEAISGILRVGVSETIVHTWLPHYLSLIHQSLPHLEVELIVDATINLRKELLARNIDIAILLGEVVEPNVISQYICDYSLHWVASPTIPRSSLQTVTHFSRWPIITYARNTTPYQEVERYFTKHNN is encoded by the coding sequence ATGCTCAATCTAAAACAACTTGAAACCTTTGTGTGGATAGCGCATTTAGGCAGCTTTAGAAAGGCTGCAAAGCATTTATGCACGACACAACCCGCCATCTCAACGCGCATTGCTAATCTTGAAGAGACGTTAGGTGTACCCCTATTTTTTCGTGATACAGGTTCGATATCGTTAACCGCAAAAGGACGAGAGTTACTTCCCTTTGCTGAAAAACTGTTAACTAATGCCGATCAATTTCAGGCATTGGCGAATAATTCAGAGGCTATTTCGGGGATATTGCGCGTTGGGGTATCAGAGACTATCGTTCATACGTGGTTGCCTCATTACCTTTCTTTGATCCATCAGAGTCTGCCACACTTAGAGGTTGAGCTCATCGTAGATGCGACCATTAACCTTAGAAAAGAGCTGTTAGCTCGTAATATTGATATTGCGATTTTATTAGGGGAAGTCGTCGAACCCAATGTGATTAGCCAATACATTTGTGATTATTCGCTGCATTGGGTCGCGAGCCCGACGATACCAAGATCATCATTACAAACCGTCACTCACTTTTCTCGCTGGCCAATCATTACGTATGCACGAAATACTACCCCGTACCAAGAGGTTGAGCGTTACTTTACAAAGCATAACAATTAA
- the tnpA gene encoding IS66 family insertion sequence element accessory protein TnpA, whose amino-acid sequence MQKDKKRTPEQWHALFESQQSSKLSAAEFCRNHNILPKTFSARKARWKQKINASTFLKVEALTSTIIATPQLPDIQLSIGKLRLTLPANTEPHWIGLLLKGYQS is encoded by the coding sequence ATGCAAAAAGATAAAAAGAGAACACCAGAGCAATGGCACGCTCTATTTGAATCTCAGCAATCTAGCAAGCTTAGTGCCGCTGAATTTTGTCGTAACCATAATATTCTGCCAAAGACATTTAGTGCACGTAAAGCACGATGGAAACAAAAGATTAACGCTTCTACTTTCTTGAAAGTAGAAGCGTTAACATCAACTATCATCGCCACTCCACAATTACCAGATATTCAACTTTCTATCGGAAAATTGCGATTAACATTGCCAGCTAATACTGAACCTCACTGGATAGGACTCTTATTAAAAGGGTATCAATCATGA
- a CDS encoding type 2 periplasmic-binding domain-containing protein has translation MAESGVGIAMLPKEVITYALNNKTLKVIDADWTPNPLQFSVAYLDTPINLMTIEAAKLTFEAEEQYKAFS, from the coding sequence TTGGCAGAAAGTGGCGTCGGCATTGCAATGCTACCTAAAGAGGTGATTACCTATGCCCTCAATAACAAAACATTGAAGGTAATTGACGCCGATTGGACACCAAATCCATTGCAATTTTCTGTCGCTTATCTCGACACACCAATTAACTTAATGACCATTGAAGCCGCGAAACTTACCTTCGAGGCCGAAGAACAATATAAAGCCTTCAGTTAA